The DNA window CTAGGGATGGACCAGGTGCAGGGACTGCCGCTGGGCTTCTTCCTGGGCTCAGAGATGCTTCTCAGGGTTTTGAGCAGTTGGGACCCAGCCACGAGAGGGCGTGACCTAGAGGTACAGGGTCAAAGCCTTACACACAGGGAGCTCCTGGGATCTCTGGACTCATGGCCAGTCTAGAGAAAGGGGTGCCTGAAGTGCAGAGTAAGGCTATGCTTcgaaggggcaggggcagggcttTGGAGGTCTTGTGAATGGCGCTTTTGAACTTGAGGGACACTGCAACTTCTCTGAACGCATGAGGTTCTGTGGTTTAACTAGAGCGAGGATCCTGGTGGCGGAGGAGCACCATCTGATCCCCAGCCCCCACCTGCAGGGGTCTGGTCCTTCCTGTGGTTCGTAGGCTTCTGTTTCCTCACCAATCAGTGGCAACGCACAGCTCCAGGGCCAGGCACCGCACAGGCTGGGGATGCAGCACGGGCCGCTATCGCGTTTAGCTTCTTCTCCATCCTCAGCTGGGTGAGTGCGGGTCCGTGGGCGGGAgggggtgtgtggggggagtgtCTCTGGGTTTGCCCTAGCTGACCCTGGCTCTCCCATCCAGGTGGCGCTCACCGTGAAGGCCCTGCAGCGGTTCCGCCTAGGCACCGATATGTCTCTCTTTGCCACAGATCAGCTAGGTGCTGGGGCTGCCCAGGCCTACCCAGGCTACCCAGTAGGCAGTGGTGTGGAGGGCACAGAAACGTACCAGAGCCCGCCCTTCACCGAGACCTTGGACACGAGCCCCAAAGGGTACCAGGTGCCTGCCTATTAGTAGCTGTTAGGCTCCGGCCAGGGCTGGAAGGCCACCTCACCATCGTAGGCCTCAAGGCCTCCTGAGACCTTTCCTGGGTCCTACCGTGCCAGGGACAGAGAAGGTAGCCACTGTGGGACTCTGGGACAAAGGGGAGTATCCTCCCTGGGGTGCCTGGACTGTCTTCACAAAGCTTCCCCTAGCCGGAGGTCCCAGTTCTAAGGCCCTGAGAAGAAAACAGTACTTCCTGGAGTGGACTGGCCTGGGAGGCATTCCTTTCATGGGGCCAGCCAACCAGGGACTCTCCTGTCCACTCTAGGGTCAGAAGTCCAGCTGCCTTTCAGGGCAGGGTGCAAGGGCTTCTGGGACCAGGGGGAGAGAGACTGATTGTTCCCTTAGGTGGAGGTTATGGCCCTTGTTCCCAGCCCCGTGTCCCTGTGGGCAGCGACTGCCCTGGCTCCTCTCGTGGTGGTCCACCCTGTCCGGAGGCTCCTCCCACTTCCTCTTGCAGGACCCCTAGAGCAGCTCAGCCCTGTTGGTGTTGTGATTGTGATTAAGTCTTCAGGTCTCATCTCATAGTGCCCCATAAGCTGCCCCTCTCCCATGTGGCTCCTGCCAGGTGAGGGTGCTTCTGACCAGGAAGGCATAGACAGCTATGGGCCTGGGCACCCTTCCCCCTTCAGTAAGACCTTCCCTAGGGAAGAGTGAGACAGCTGGGTACCTGGGTGCCAGGCAAGACAAGCCTCTTACAAGGAGAGGACTAAAGGTCTCATCTGCCCAGGGTGTCACTGGAGAGAGTCATTTCTGTAAATGGCTTAACCTCGGCTTCCTGAACCGGTCCTTCCCTATTCTCCTGTCTATCCCTTTTATGGCCCAGACCAGGTGTGGGTCCCTACGCATAGCAGACTACTCATGCATTGCTTGAAGCTGGCTTTTCACATCCAGTCAAAACCAAACGCGTTGCCATATCTCATTCTTTCAGACAAAATGCCTCCCTGTGGAGTTGCAGTTGAATGACACCCCTGTACGTTGTAGCATAGACCAATCATGTGGATATTTAAGTGGACATGTTTACAATTTTtgtatatatggatctatttctctctcttctgaaagAACAATCTGTGATTGTGTATTTTCAGTGTCCCCTGTTACAACTGCAACTTCTTTACAATAAAGACTGTAAATGCATTGACCATGACTAAGGTCCTCCCAGAATCATTTTCACCCCTATCCCTCCTGTGCTGGGGGCTGGGGAATCGGGGTTTGGGGGCCCACAATTTAGAAGGGGTAGGAAGGTGGGGATCAGGCCGACTCCTAAGTTTTAGAGAAAGACCACACAACTATGATCCCTCAGGAGAGCACCTTGGTCTGGTGAAATTTGCTGCTCAGTGCAGGCTCTCTGAAATGCTGAAGatcctctctgcttctttctttctttctttctttctttctttctttctttctttctttctttctttctttctttccttccttcctttccttccttccttccttccttccttccttccttcctttctttctttctttctttctctctctctctctctttttttttgttatagtgtatgtgtgtctgatttgttttgttttggtttttggtttttcaaaacagggtttctctgtgtagccttggctgttctggactttgtagacctggctggccttgaattcacaaagatccatctgcctctgcctctctggaattaaaggcatgtgccacaccccagacagggttttctcaatgatgtagccctagctgtcctggaaccctgggattaaaggtgtgtttgacCATTCCCCAGCTCCACCCCCacttttaaagattcatttgtatttaatttatgtgtatgtgtctgtgtgaatgcaTGTCACATTTGTGTTGCTCTGTGGAGATGAGAAGTGGGctctggatttcctggaactgaagttacaagatacttgacgtgggtgctggggactgaacctgagctctctgcaagagcagcatgttcttaaccactgagcctttctTTGGCTCCCCACCACcccttttgagacaagatctctcttatagccttggctgtccaggaacttgctatgtaaaccaggctgatctCTGTAAACCACAGAGACCTCTCCTAGAATTAATGGTACCACTTCAACCCTTGGTAACTTCTAATTTATGATTTATGACCATGTTTATGCTAAGTAGTTCATATAAACGGAATcacataaatttttttcttttctttctttctttttttttttttcttgagctaGTCAGGGTCTCATATTGTC is part of the Meriones unguiculatus strain TT.TT164.6M chromosome 11, Bangor_MerUng_6.1, whole genome shotgun sequence genome and encodes:
- the Syngr3 gene encoding synaptogyrin-3 translates to MEGGSFGAGRAGAAFDPVSFARRPQTLLRVVSWVFSIAVFGPIVNEGYVNADSGPELRCVFNGNAGACRFGVVLGLGAFIACAAFLLLDVRFQQISSVRDRRRAVLLDLGFSGVWSFLWFVGFCFLTNQWQRTAPGPGTAQAGDAARAAIAFSFFSILSWVALTVKALQRFRLGTDMSLFATDQLGAGAAQAYPGYPVGSGVEGTETYQSPPFTETLDTSPKGYQVPAY